In one Streptomyces marincola genomic region, the following are encoded:
- a CDS encoding RHS repeat-associated core domain-containing protein, translating into MRPPARRWRATARLRAHLALVLATVMAATLLTASGFREEFDDGTSPLPDSERPVAGEAAAVADAPPARRPAPPTPVAAWPEAETAVVDLAGHGTAGAPEPVAGLPVALAADAPGLTAEVTLLDAEAGRAVGAAGPVVVIRPEESTASGAPERADAPEPADAPAADPPAGETPAGETPAEEAPTAEVELDYSDFAGAFGGGFGARLGLAELPACALETPGDAACRTPAPVDFTNDTENGTLTADGITLTAGTATVLAAVSEEGSERGDFAATELSAASTWGADLNSGDFTWSYDMPAPAVPGGLLPTLGLSYSAGGVDGRTSSTNNQGSWAGDGFQMWPGYIERAYTSCGYDEVQNEHDQNVGDLCWEYDNAFISLNGMSGELVPDGANTWRLRQDNGTRIERLTGSARANGDNNNEYWRVTDTAGTQYYFGYHRLPGWTEGDETTDSTWTVPVYGNNSGEPCHASATEDAWCQQGWRWNLDYVVDVRGNAMAYYYDRERNSYGRFLEAEDDTRYTRGGTLDRIEYGLNEDDVAGGVPLARVRFTNEDRCLPGDGADCSDIEEDPYHWYDTPWDLNCDAGEECDAGRFSPTFWTTKRLTGVTTEVRVGSAYQKVDSWELTHHWGTADADYQLLLDGIRHTGHTGDEPISLPWTRLDYTQLANRLDETGDGYAPFVKARLSQVVDELGGQINAGFSAPACTAGDLPRPESNTTRCFPQYLAGGPEHDPDLQWFNKYVVTDVTVTDRTGGSPNQVTRYRYLGDAAWHYDDDNGLVPEEEKTWSQWRGYGHVRVLEGGQDSSISQEDTYFLRGMHGDRREEDGGTKSVSVALGAGEGDPITDHAAHAGFPYKTVIFDGTDGSPVSRTVSRPWRQETARDERDWGTIAAHFTGTSRQTSWSSLSEGSAERWRVTEQRTAFNPDTGDVIRVDDLGDTSVAGDEKCTRITYAAVDDRNIRGLIAHEEQVAVGCSATPDRATDVLGATRFAYDGRDYGAAPRYGAATATAVLKEHDGTTGTYLESGATFDRYGRQLSETDLTADLTVPGDGTGAARVQRTPRDDGRTATTSYSPATGFATTIRTTSPPATPGDPASALTETTVNDIPRGQPQRTIDPNGATTTYAYDALGRNTAVWMPDRRTSATPSYAFDYRIVENEPVAISSSVIGNRGRQDTSWTIYDGLMRPRQTQTPGPDGGRLLTDTFYDERGLTTKTFAAYYAEGAPGHALFLPAEESAVETQTRHRFDALGRETETRLMAGDGDGGRELSVTRTHYDGDRVTTVPPAGGTATTGLMDAHGRLTELREHHSPSADAPFDTTRYTYTPRGELASVTDPAGNEWTYRYDQLGRMVSTTDPDTGTTTHVFDDRAQTTSTTNGRGVTLAAAYDGLGRVTEMREGGPDGPLRAEWLHDTLPGAKGLTAKAIRWENGEAYVSETLAVDVLNRPLRTAITIPESEGALAGTYTSTARYEASGAVGSVGLPAAGGLPADTVSFAYEDGTLRPLTVSTFSGLSSDATYSLTGKPLRYVFSADDGPEVTATHTYEHGTRRLLTSRVERQDQLGVDRHETFRYDPAGNVLAVADVSRTGTDVQCFTYDHLRRLTEAWTQAVTECAASGSAASVGGPEPYHHEYTYDLVGNRLTETRHEQDTTRAYTYAEDQPHAVTSVTEEAPGVTSLEQYGYDAAGNTVSRQLDGNTQTLTWNAEGRVAEVENADGTGAEYLYGADGSRLIARTAAGTTLYLGHTELTVPEGADTAEATRYYDLGGGHQAVVTEDGTTSFNLADHHGTGNLSVNAATQAITQRRTLPFGGPRDSEADTAWPGSRGFVGGIDDTGTTGLVSLGAREYDPALGRFISADPLMDLTDPQQINGYAYAHNNPLTYSDPTGLYSKKLGRGGKKKSPGKAIGRPSTPKAPAWTPSWYGSTGGNAWQRGWNAFRDTAWESIAPAAQAAHRDHILLNQCLRSGASGCWGDAAMRAGEFAVTSWWDMNALNPQAWVNTATGTWDHVTGIYDDIKAGRYAEATGTVLFDVVIGLATRKLPVSIKPRGDTPSPSGNRGDRTPESSGGGGGSSGGGGGGGGSSGGGGGPRGGGGGGSSGGGGGGGGGNVGGGGGGAHSPTGSAGNSCHSFLPGTEVLLADGTTKPIEEVETGDLVLATDPETGETVAKTAVAAITTEYDKDFTELTIDAEDGPSRIIATDTHPFWVPALDDWIPAGELHTGQWLRTSSGTHVQITAVTRFTEQQRTHDLTVEDIHSYYVLAGTTPLLVHNCGEAIVHLDRPQAHALITVTDGTDTLRTEQFGGVNLPTNGVSEFDPATLSPVILNVHVSLPNPGGALAFIEVAMAKTARGKWPAYDLETQSCITYCAQVLNAGGVPGIPTDSMYNTTAWFIRHHGRHAPGGRRRGRR; encoded by the coding sequence ATGAGACCCCCGGCACGGCGCTGGCGCGCCACCGCACGGCTGCGCGCCCACCTGGCGCTCGTCCTGGCCACCGTGATGGCCGCCACCCTCCTCACGGCCAGCGGATTCCGGGAGGAGTTCGACGACGGGACGTCCCCCCTGCCCGACAGCGAACGCCCCGTCGCCGGGGAGGCCGCGGCCGTCGCGGACGCGCCGCCCGCCCGGCGGCCGGCGCCCCCGACCCCGGTGGCGGCCTGGCCGGAGGCCGAGACGGCCGTCGTCGACCTCGCCGGCCACGGCACGGCCGGCGCGCCCGAGCCCGTCGCCGGCCTCCCCGTCGCCCTGGCCGCCGACGCTCCGGGCCTGACGGCCGAGGTCACGCTGCTGGACGCGGAGGCCGGCCGGGCCGTGGGCGCCGCGGGACCCGTCGTGGTGATCCGCCCGGAGGAGAGCACGGCTTCCGGCGCCCCCGAGAGGGCGGACGCACCGGAGCCGGCCGACGCCCCCGCCGCGGACCCGCCCGCCGGGGAGACGCCCGCAGGCGAGACACCCGCGGAGGAGGCGCCCACCGCCGAGGTGGAACTCGACTACTCGGACTTCGCCGGAGCGTTCGGCGGCGGCTTCGGCGCCAGGCTCGGCCTGGCCGAACTGCCGGCCTGCGCCCTGGAGACCCCGGGGGACGCCGCGTGCCGCACCCCCGCCCCGGTGGACTTCACCAACGACACCGAGAACGGCACCCTCACCGCGGACGGCATCACCCTCACCGCCGGCACGGCGACCGTTCTCGCCGCCGTCTCGGAAGAGGGCAGCGAGCGCGGCGACTTCGCCGCCACCGAACTCTCCGCGGCCTCCACCTGGGGCGCCGACCTCAACTCCGGCGACTTCACCTGGTCCTACGACATGCCGGCCCCCGCGGTCCCCGGCGGCCTGCTGCCGACGCTCGGCCTGTCGTACTCCGCGGGCGGCGTCGACGGCCGCACCTCCTCGACCAACAACCAGGGCTCCTGGGCCGGTGACGGCTTCCAGATGTGGCCCGGCTACATCGAACGCGCCTACACCTCGTGCGGCTACGACGAGGTGCAGAACGAGCACGACCAGAACGTCGGCGACCTGTGCTGGGAGTACGACAACGCGTTCATCTCCCTCAACGGCATGTCGGGCGAGCTCGTACCCGACGGCGCGAACACCTGGCGGCTGCGCCAGGACAACGGCACCCGCATCGAGCGCCTGACCGGCTCCGCGCGCGCCAACGGCGACAACAACAACGAGTACTGGCGCGTCACCGACACCGCCGGCACCCAGTACTACTTCGGCTACCACCGCCTCCCCGGCTGGACCGAAGGGGACGAGACCACCGACTCCACCTGGACCGTCCCGGTCTACGGCAACAACAGCGGCGAGCCCTGCCACGCCTCCGCCACCGAGGACGCCTGGTGCCAGCAGGGCTGGCGCTGGAACCTCGACTACGTCGTGGACGTGCGCGGCAACGCCATGGCCTACTACTACGACCGGGAACGGAACTCCTACGGCCGCTTCCTCGAAGCCGAGGACGACACCCGGTACACCCGCGGCGGCACCCTCGACCGCATCGAGTACGGCCTGAACGAGGACGACGTGGCCGGGGGCGTCCCGCTCGCCCGGGTGCGCTTCACCAACGAGGACCGCTGCCTGCCCGGTGACGGCGCCGACTGCTCCGACATCGAGGAGGACCCGTACCACTGGTACGACACCCCCTGGGACCTCAACTGCGACGCGGGCGAGGAGTGCGACGCGGGGCGTTTCTCACCGACGTTCTGGACCACCAAGCGCCTCACCGGCGTCACCACCGAGGTCCGCGTCGGCAGCGCCTACCAGAAGGTCGACTCCTGGGAGCTGACCCACCACTGGGGCACCGCGGACGCCGACTACCAGCTCCTGCTGGACGGCATCCGCCACACCGGCCACACCGGTGACGAGCCCATCTCCCTGCCGTGGACCCGGCTCGACTACACCCAGCTCGCCAACCGCCTCGACGAAACGGGCGACGGCTACGCCCCGTTCGTCAAGGCGCGGCTCTCGCAAGTCGTCGACGAACTCGGCGGCCAGATCAACGCCGGCTTCTCCGCCCCCGCCTGCACCGCGGGCGACCTGCCGAGGCCCGAGTCCAACACCACGCGCTGCTTCCCCCAGTACCTCGCGGGCGGCCCCGAGCACGACCCCGACCTCCAGTGGTTCAACAAGTACGTCGTCACCGACGTCACCGTGACCGACCGCACCGGCGGCTCGCCGAACCAGGTCACGCGCTACCGCTACCTCGGTGACGCCGCCTGGCACTACGACGACGACAACGGCCTGGTCCCCGAGGAGGAGAAGACCTGGTCCCAGTGGCGCGGCTACGGCCACGTCCGCGTCCTCGAAGGCGGGCAGGACTCCTCGATCTCCCAGGAGGACACCTACTTCCTGCGCGGCATGCACGGCGACCGGCGCGAGGAGGACGGCGGCACCAAGTCCGTCAGCGTCGCCCTCGGCGCCGGCGAGGGCGACCCGATCACCGACCACGCCGCGCACGCCGGCTTCCCGTACAAGACCGTGATCTTCGACGGCACCGACGGCTCGCCCGTCTCCAGGACCGTCTCCCGGCCCTGGCGCCAGGAGACCGCCCGCGACGAGCGCGACTGGGGCACCATCGCCGCGCACTTCACCGGAACGTCCCGGCAGACGTCGTGGAGTTCGCTCAGCGAGGGCTCCGCGGAACGGTGGCGGGTCACCGAGCAGCGCACCGCGTTCAATCCGGACACCGGCGACGTCATCCGCGTCGACGACCTCGGCGACACCTCCGTCGCCGGCGACGAGAAGTGCACCCGCATCACCTACGCGGCCGTCGACGACAGGAACATCCGCGGCCTCATCGCCCACGAGGAGCAGGTCGCGGTCGGCTGCTCGGCCACCCCGGACCGCGCCACCGACGTGCTGGGCGCCACCCGGTTCGCCTACGACGGCAGGGACTACGGGGCGGCGCCGCGGTACGGCGCGGCCACCGCGACCGCCGTCCTCAAGGAGCACGACGGAACCACCGGCACCTACCTGGAGTCCGGCGCCACCTTCGACCGCTACGGCCGCCAGCTGTCCGAGACCGACCTCACCGCCGACCTCACCGTCCCAGGCGACGGCACCGGCGCGGCCAGGGTGCAGCGCACGCCCCGCGACGACGGGCGGACCGCCACCACCTCGTACTCCCCGGCCACCGGCTTCGCGACCACCATCCGCACCACCTCGCCACCGGCCACGCCGGGCGACCCGGCGAGCGCCCTGACCGAGACCACCGTCAACGACATCCCGCGCGGCCAGCCGCAGCGCACCATCGACCCCAACGGCGCCACCACCACCTACGCCTACGACGCGCTCGGCCGCAACACCGCGGTCTGGATGCCCGACCGGCGCACGAGCGCGACGCCGAGCTACGCGTTCGACTACCGGATCGTGGAGAACGAGCCCGTCGCGATCAGCTCCTCCGTGATCGGCAACCGCGGCCGGCAGGACACCTCCTGGACCATCTACGACGGCCTGATGCGCCCGCGCCAGACCCAGACGCCAGGGCCCGACGGCGGACGCCTGCTCACCGACACGTTCTACGACGAGCGGGGCCTGACCACCAAGACCTTCGCCGCCTACTACGCCGAGGGCGCGCCGGGCCACGCGCTGTTCCTGCCCGCCGAGGAATCCGCCGTCGAGACGCAGACCCGGCACCGCTTCGACGCCCTGGGCCGCGAGACCGAGACCAGGCTGATGGCCGGGGACGGCGACGGCGGGCGCGAACTGTCCGTCACCCGCACCCACTACGACGGCGACCGCGTCACCACCGTCCCGCCCGCGGGCGGCACGGCCACCACGGGCCTGATGGACGCCCACGGCCGGCTCACCGAGCTGCGCGAGCACCACAGCCCGTCCGCCGACGCGCCGTTCGACACCACTCGCTACACCTACACCCCGCGCGGTGAACTCGCGTCCGTCACCGACCCGGCCGGCAACGAGTGGACATACCGGTACGACCAGCTCGGCCGGATGGTCTCCACCACGGACCCGGACACGGGCACCACCACCCACGTCTTCGACGACCGAGCCCAGACCACCTCGACCACCAACGGCCGCGGCGTCACCCTCGCGGCGGCCTACGACGGCCTCGGGCGCGTCACCGAGATGCGGGAGGGCGGCCCCGACGGCCCGCTGCGCGCCGAGTGGCTGCACGACACCCTGCCGGGCGCCAAGGGCCTGACCGCCAAGGCGATCCGCTGGGAGAACGGGGAGGCGTACGTCTCGGAGACGCTCGCCGTCGACGTGCTCAACCGGCCGCTGCGCACGGCCATCACCATCCCCGAGTCCGAGGGCGCTCTCGCCGGGACGTACACCTCCACGGCGCGGTACGAGGCGTCAGGGGCGGTCGGCTCCGTCGGCCTGCCGGCCGCGGGCGGGCTGCCCGCGGACACCGTGTCCTTCGCCTACGAGGACGGAACGCTCCGGCCGCTGACGGTCTCCACCTTCTCCGGCCTGTCCTCCGACGCCACCTACAGCCTCACCGGCAAGCCGCTGCGGTACGTCTTCTCCGCCGACGACGGCCCCGAGGTCACGGCCACCCACACGTACGAGCACGGCACCCGGCGGCTGCTCACCTCGCGCGTGGAGCGCCAGGACCAGCTCGGCGTCGACCGCCACGAGACGTTCCGCTACGACCCGGCGGGCAACGTCCTGGCCGTGGCGGACGTCTCCCGCACCGGCACCGACGTGCAGTGCTTCACCTACGACCACCTGCGCCGGCTCACCGAGGCGTGGACCCAGGCGGTCACGGAGTGCGCCGCGAGCGGATCGGCCGCGAGCGTCGGCGGCCCCGAGCCGTACCACCACGAGTACACCTACGACCTGGTCGGCAACCGGCTCACCGAGACCCGCCACGAGCAGGACACCACCCGCGCCTACACCTACGCGGAGGACCAGCCGCACGCCGTCACCTCGGTCACCGAGGAGGCCCCCGGCGTCACCTCGCTTGAGCAGTACGGCTACGACGCGGCGGGCAACACCGTCTCCCGCCAGCTCGACGGCAACACCCAGACCCTCACCTGGAACGCCGAGGGCAGGGTCGCCGAGGTGGAGAACGCCGACGGCACCGGCGCCGAATACCTCTACGGCGCCGACGGCTCCCGCCTGATCGCCAGGACCGCCGCCGGCACTACGCTCTACCTCGGCCACACCGAACTCACCGTGCCCGAGGGCGCCGACACGGCCGAGGCGACCCGCTACTACGACCTGGGCGGCGGCCACCAGGCGGTGGTCACCGAGGACGGCACGACGTCGTTCAACCTCGCCGACCACCACGGCACGGGCAACCTCTCGGTGAACGCCGCCACGCAGGCGATCACCCAGCGCCGCACGCTCCCGTTCGGCGGCCCGCGCGACAGCGAGGCGGACACGGCCTGGCCGGGCAGCCGCGGCTTCGTCGGCGGCATCGACGACACCGGCACCACGGGACTCGTCAGCCTCGGCGCCCGCGAGTACGACCCGGCGCTCGGCCGGTTCATCTCCGCCGACCCGCTGATGGACCTGACCGACCCGCAGCAGATCAACGGCTACGCCTACGCCCACAACAACCCGCTCACCTACTCCGACCCGACCGGGCTCTACAGCAAGAAGCTGGGCAGGGGCGGCAAGAAGAAGTCCCCCGGCAAGGCGATCGGTAGGCCCTCCACCCCGAAGGCCCCGGCCTGGACCCCCTCGTGGTACGGCTCCACCGGCGGAAACGCGTGGCAGCGCGGCTGGAACGCGTTCCGCGACACCGCGTGGGAGTCCATCGCGCCCGCCGCGCAGGCCGCCCACCGCGACCACATACTGCTCAACCAGTGCCTGCGCTCGGGAGCCAGCGGCTGCTGGGGCGACGCGGCCATGCGCGCCGGCGAGTTCGCCGTGACGAGCTGGTGGGACATGAACGCCCTCAACCCCCAGGCGTGGGTCAACACCGCCACCGGCACCTGGGACCACGTCACGGGCATCTATGACGACATCAAGGCGGGCCGCTACGCGGAGGCGACCGGAACCGTCCTGTTCGACGTCGTCATCGGCCTGGCCACCCGCAAGCTTCCCGTGTCGATCAAGCCCCGTGGCGACACCCCGAGCCCGTCCGGCAACAGGGGTGACCGCACTCCCGAAAGCAGTGGCGGTGGCGGCGGCTCGTCCGGCGGTGGTGGCGGCGGAGGCGGCTCCTCCGGCGGTGGCGGCGGCCCACGCGGCGGCGGTGGCGGCGGCTCGTCCGGCGGTGGTGGCGGCGGAGGCGGAGGCAACGTCGGTGGCGGCGGCGGAGGTGCGCACAGCCCCACGGGCAGCGCCGGCAACTCCTGCCACAGCTTCCTGCCCGGCACCGAGGTCCTCCTCGCCGACGGCACCACCAAGCCCATCGAGGAAGTGGAGACGGGCGACCTCGTCCTCGCCACCGACCCCGAGACGGGCGAGACCGTCGCGAAGACCGCTGTCGCGGCCATCACCACGGAGTACGACAAGGACTTCACCGAGCTCACCATCGACGCCGAGGACGGCCCGTCGCGCATCATCGCGACCGACACCCACCCGTTCTGGGTTCCCGCACTCGACGACTGGATCCCGGCGGGCGAGCTGCACACGGGCCAGTGGCTGCGCACCAGCAGCGGCACCCACGTGCAGATCACGGCCGTCACCCGCTTCACCGAACAGCAGCGCACCCACGACCTGACCGTCGAGGACATCCACAGCTACTACGTCCTCGCCGGCACCACCCCGCTCCTCGTTCACAACTGCGGCGAGGCGATCGTCCACCTGGACAGGCCGCAAGCGCATGCCCTGATCACCGTCACGGACGGGACGGACACGCTTCGCACAGAACAGTTCGGCGGTGTGAACCTGCCGACGAACGGAGTCTCCGAATTCGACCCCGCGACGCTTTCACCGGTCATCCTCAACGTGCATGTGTCGCTGCCGAACCCCGGGGGCGCGCTCGCCTTCATCGAGGTGGCGATGGCGAAGACGGCCCGAGGCAAGTGGCCGGCCTACGACCTGGAAACGCAGAGCTGCATCACCTACTGCGCGCAGGTCCTGAACGCAGGGGGCGTGCCCGGCATCCCCACGGATTCGATGTACAACACCACCGCGTGGTTCATCCGGCACCACGGGCGCCACGCGCCGGGAGGACGGAGGCGCGGACGGCGATGA
- a CDS encoding ABC transporter substrate-binding protein: protein MPVSLGRTRRTRIAVIGATAVALLVAGCGGSGGGGGSTPPDTLVVPGQSGDQIRNFNPYSPTAVEGPGMIFESLFYFNLAGQGDPQEVLGTGFSWNEDGTELTITLREGVTWSDGEDFTADDVKFTFDLVASGGVPNTIGFTGTTEVVDPAQVVVRFEEPSYMDAPQLLGKTWIVPEHLWSTMEDPSRDPVADPVGTGPYTLGDFKPQAFTLTANPTYWDGEPAVANVRYDSLSGNQATTDALAAGEVDMFSGPVPDIANVEENYPGYQVITVPMNQMVLDTCANADLGCEGPQTDPAVRRALYYAMDRDQLNQLAFQNTASAVSPGFALPERDAAYVSGALEEPTAPMSADLDRAERILTDAGYTRGGDGIHQRDGERLALTVTVVGGWTDYITALGVLTEQYAQAGIELTVSQSSWNEMSDARARGDYELMIDSLYPGPAPDPYYIYSYFFGSQNTAPVGEPSDTNYARYSDPEVDEAIEALSRLNPEDTQARLPHYDTIQARIEQDMPYIPILTAGTSTEFHAGKFSGWPTADDLYAFPATWSRPDQAAIYKRLEPVAE, encoded by the coding sequence ATGCCCGTGTCCCTGGGGAGAACGCGACGGACCCGGATCGCTGTGATCGGTGCGACGGCCGTCGCGCTCCTGGTGGCGGGGTGCGGTGGCTCCGGCGGCGGGGGCGGTTCGACGCCGCCCGACACGCTGGTGGTGCCAGGACAGTCCGGTGACCAGATACGCAACTTCAACCCGTACTCCCCGACCGCGGTCGAGGGGCCGGGGATGATCTTCGAGTCGTTGTTCTACTTCAACCTCGCCGGCCAGGGCGACCCGCAGGAGGTGCTGGGCACCGGCTTCTCGTGGAACGAGGACGGCACCGAGCTGACGATCACCCTCCGGGAGGGCGTGACCTGGTCGGACGGCGAGGACTTCACCGCCGACGACGTCAAGTTCACGTTCGACCTGGTCGCCTCGGGCGGCGTCCCCAACACCATCGGCTTCACCGGGACCACCGAGGTCGTGGACCCCGCCCAGGTCGTGGTGCGTTTCGAGGAGCCGTCCTACATGGACGCCCCGCAACTGCTCGGCAAGACCTGGATCGTGCCCGAACACCTCTGGAGCACGATGGAGGACCCGTCGAGAGACCCGGTGGCGGATCCCGTCGGCACCGGCCCGTACACCCTGGGCGACTTCAAGCCCCAGGCGTTCACCCTCACCGCCAACCCCACGTACTGGGACGGCGAGCCGGCCGTCGCCAACGTGCGGTACGACTCCTTGTCCGGCAACCAGGCGACCACCGACGCGCTGGCGGCGGGGGAGGTCGACATGTTCAGCGGCCCGGTGCCCGACATCGCCAACGTCGAGGAGAACTACCCCGGTTACCAGGTCATCACGGTACCGATGAACCAGATGGTCCTCGACACCTGCGCGAACGCGGACCTCGGCTGCGAGGGACCGCAGACCGACCCGGCGGTGCGCCGGGCGCTCTACTACGCGATGGACCGCGACCAGCTCAACCAGCTCGCCTTCCAGAACACCGCGAGCGCCGTGTCCCCGGGGTTCGCCCTGCCGGAACGGGACGCGGCCTACGTCTCCGGCGCGCTGGAGGAGCCGACGGCCCCGATGTCCGCGGACCTGGACCGCGCGGAGCGGATCCTCACCGACGCCGGGTACACGCGCGGTGGCGACGGCATCCACCAGCGGGACGGCGAACGCCTCGCGCTGACGGTCACCGTCGTCGGCGGCTGGACCGACTACATCACGGCCCTGGGCGTCCTGACCGAGCAGTACGCCCAGGCCGGCATCGAACTGACCGTCTCGCAGTCCTCCTGGAACGAGATGTCGGACGCGCGTGCCCGCGGCGACTACGAGCTGATGATCGACTCCCTCTACCCCGGCCCCGCGCCTGACCCGTACTACATCTACAGCTACTTCTTCGGCTCGCAGAACACCGCGCCCGTCGGCGAGCCCTCCGACACCAACTACGCCCGTTACTCCGACCCGGAGGTCGACGAGGCCATCGAGGCGCTGAGCCGGCTGAATCCCGAGGACACCCAGGCGCGACTGCCGCACTACGACACCATTCAGGCGCGCATCGAGCAGGACATGCCCTACATCCCGATCCTGACCGCGGGCACCAGCACCGAGTTCCACGCCGGCAAGTTCAGCGGCTGGCCCACCGCGGACGATCTCTACGCCTTCCCTGCGACCTGGAGCCGCCCGGACCAGGCGGCGATCTACAAGAGGCTTGAGCCCGTGGCGGAGTGA
- a CDS encoding LacI family DNA-binding transcriptional regulator, which translates to MARRPTVYDVAARAGVSIATVSFAFSQPERVRKPTLDAVLAAAAALGYVPNASARGLARGRTGAIGLYSFDYLLEVGPASAEAPVPTESDARLFPLYSDEVQRGVELECRRQGFALMLGAGGRSAPHVPGVVDVAGRVDGLIAFAGVASSETLTRIARRVPVIELGGETRVKGARTVHVDNGSGMRGLVEHLVREHGHRRFAYVGERGNAEFTQRFDGYAEVLTAAGIPVHEPLASKPDAEAATRASVTRVLDRGELPDVFVCSTDQEALVVLDVLRAAGVDVPGRVAVTGYDGILAARLSRPALTTVRQPMEAVGRVAVRTLAARISGRTEPEPDPLPTVPWIQESCGCRPRA; encoded by the coding sequence ATGGCGCGGCGGCCTACGGTGTACGACGTCGCGGCGCGGGCTGGGGTGTCCATCGCGACGGTGTCGTTCGCGTTCTCCCAGCCGGAACGCGTGCGCAAGCCCACGCTCGACGCGGTACTCGCCGCGGCGGCGGCCCTGGGCTATGTGCCCAACGCCAGCGCGCGCGGGCTGGCGAGAGGCCGCACCGGTGCCATCGGCCTCTACTCGTTCGACTACCTGCTCGAAGTCGGCCCCGCGTCCGCCGAGGCCCCGGTCCCCACGGAGAGTGACGCCCGGCTCTTCCCCCTGTACTCCGACGAGGTGCAGCGAGGAGTGGAGCTGGAGTGCCGCCGGCAGGGGTTCGCGTTGATGCTGGGCGCAGGCGGTCGCAGCGCGCCGCACGTGCCGGGCGTCGTGGACGTCGCGGGCCGCGTGGACGGCCTGATCGCCTTCGCAGGAGTCGCGTCGAGCGAGACGCTGACCCGCATCGCCCGGCGCGTCCCGGTGATCGAACTCGGCGGTGAGACCAGGGTCAAGGGCGCCAGGACGGTCCACGTCGACAACGGCTCCGGCATGCGCGGCCTGGTGGAGCACCTGGTGCGCGAGCACGGCCACCGGCGCTTCGCCTACGTCGGCGAACGGGGCAACGCCGAGTTCACCCAGCGGTTCGACGGCTACGCCGAGGTGCTCACGGCCGCCGGAATCCCGGTGCACGAGCCGCTGGCCAGCAAGCCCGATGCCGAGGCGGCCACCCGCGCCTCGGTGACGCGAGTCCTGGACCGGGGGGAGCTGCCCGATGTCTTCGTGTGCAGCACGGACCAGGAGGCGCTCGTGGTGCTCGACGTGCTGCGCGCGGCCGGCGTCGACGTGCCCGGCCGCGTAGCGGTCACCGGCTACGACGGCATCCTGGCCGCGCGCCTGTCCCGCCCGGCCCTGACCACGGTGCGGCAGCCGATGGAGGCCGTGGGCCGCGTGGCCGTGCGCACACTCGCCGCGCGGATCTCCGGCCGGACCGAACCCGAGCCCGACCCGCTGCCGACGGTCCCCTGGATCCAAGAGAGCTGCGGCTGCCGCCCGCGCGCCTGA
- a CDS encoding PhzF family phenazine biosynthesis protein has translation MRIHVVDAFTDRPFAGNPAGVCLLDAGEWPEESWMQQVAAEMNHAETAFARPLPGGGDADWEIRWFTPLVEVNLCGHATLATAHTLRRERGVAGEVRFRSRVSGILGAHVREDGSITLDFPAAPSTEVPVPDGLPEVLGVEPVAAFGTGALGDLLAVLPDEAAVRAAAPDLDALADMTRREDLRGVIITAAASGADSAYDFVSRLFAPAEGIPEDPVTGSAHTALAPYWSALIGRDQLTGLQVSARTGLVRTEVRGDRVHLTGHAVTVLDGTLHV, from the coding sequence ATGCGTATCCATGTCGTAGACGCCTTCACCGACCGGCCCTTCGCGGGCAACCCCGCGGGCGTGTGCCTGCTCGATGCCGGGGAGTGGCCGGAAGAATCCTGGATGCAGCAGGTGGCCGCCGAGATGAACCACGCGGAGACCGCCTTCGCACGGCCGCTGCCCGGCGGCGGGGACGCCGACTGGGAGATCCGGTGGTTCACCCCGCTCGTCGAGGTCAATCTGTGCGGCCATGCCACATTGGCCACGGCGCACACCCTGCGGCGGGAACGGGGTGTCGCGGGCGAGGTGCGTTTCCGCAGCCGCGTCAGCGGCATCCTCGGCGCGCACGTGCGGGAGGACGGCAGCATCACCCTGGACTTCCCGGCCGCGCCGAGCACCGAAGTCCCGGTGCCGGACGGCCTCCCGGAAGTCCTGGGGGTGGAGCCGGTGGCCGCGTTCGGCACCGGGGCGCTCGGCGATCTGCTGGCCGTCCTGCCCGACGAGGCCGCCGTCCGGGCCGCGGCCCCGGACCTCGACGCGCTGGCCGACATGACCCGCCGCGAGGATCTGCGCGGTGTCATCATCACGGCCGCGGCGTCCGGTGCCGACTCGGCGTACGACTTCGTCTCCCGTCTCTTCGCACCCGCCGAGGGCATCCCCGAGGACCCGGTGACGGGCAGCGCCCACACCGCACTGGCCCCCTACTGGTCGGCTCTGATCGGCCGGGACCAGCTCACCGGCCTCCAGGTGTCCGCGCGCACCGGGCTGGTCAGGACCGAGGTGCGCGGCGACCGCGTCCACCTCACCGGGCACGCGGTCACCGTCCTCGACGGGACCCTGCACGTCTGA